Sequence from the Anabaena sphaerica FACHB-251 genome:
AGATATTTTGGGGCATAGCTACAAACCTTTTGTTTTTCCAGAGGATTGTGAGCTAGTATTTGCAAATTTGGCGAATATGTCCCTGAACAATCCCGTTTCTACTATTGAAAATCGCGTCATTGCCAATGGTGAGGTGCGGTGGATGCAGTGGAATCATCGGATGATTTTCGATCAAGAAAACCGCTTTGTGGAATTGCAAGCAGTAGGTCGAGATATCACAGATAAAAAACGTGCAGAAATGGCTTTGGCAGTGCGGGAACGCTATCTTTCAACTTTGGTGAGCGTCCAGAAGTACCTTTTAGTTCATGACTCTGATACTACCTATTACACACAAATTTTGCAATGGTTAGGAGAAACAGCATCTGCATCCCGGATCTATCTGTTTGAAAATAATCATGATGCTGCTGGTAATCTGGTGACAAGTCAGAAATCTGAATGGTGTAACCAAGGAATTGATCCTGAAGTCGATAATCCTGCCCTGCAAAATGTTGTCTATGCAGAATTCTTACCACGATGGTTAGAACTTCTTTCTAGTGGCAAGATTATCAACGGTGTGGTGATTGATTTTCCAGATAGTGAACGAGAAATTCTAGAACCTCAGGGAATTCTGGCTATCTTAATCCTACCTTTGTTGGTAAATGGTCAGTTCTGGGGTTTTATTGGCTTTGATAATTGTGTATCTGCTCAAATTTGGGAACCAGCTGAGGTAAACTTGCTCAGTGCGGCTGCTTCGGCGATTTCCGCACATCTAGAACGGCAAAAAGCTAGACGTGAACTTGTGGATGCTAAAGAGGCTGCTGAAACTGCCAACCGTACCAAAAGCCAGTTTCTTACCAGTATGAGTCATGAGTTACGGACTCCGCTAAATGCCATTATTGGATTTAGCCAGTTACTAGAAACAGATGCCACTTTGCAAGTAGAACAAAAAGATTTTATTAACACAATCAATCAAAGTGGTGAACATCTACTTTCACTCATTGATGATGTGCTAGAAATGTCCAAGATTGAAGCGGGCAAAGTATTTTTAAATGAAAAATCTTTTCACCTGCGGCAGTTGTTGACTACTTTGATGAATATGCTACGTCAACAAACAGAATCTAAAGGATTGTCTTTGGAGTTGCAACTTGCAGAAAACCTCCCGGATTCAATCATCACTGATGATGCTAAATTGCGTCAGGTGTTGATTAATTTATTGGGTAATGCTATTAAGTTTACTGATAATGGTGGTATTACCCTGCGGGTTGGAAATATGGAATCTCTGGGTAAAGGCTATCATCTGTTTTTTGAAGTGGAAGATACAGGATCGGGTATTGCAAAAGAGGAATTGGATACCATTTTTGATGTTTTTGGACAATCTGAATCAGGTAAGCAATCGCATACAGGAACTGGGTTAGGTTTGTCTATCAGTCGCAAGTTTGTAGAACTCATGGGGGGACAAGTGACAGTACAAAGTACCCTGGGTGTCGGTAGTAAATTCCGGTTTGATATTCAAGTCCAGGTGGTTAAGGCACAAGCTTTGGAAGATGAAGATTCTCAAACCACCCCCTTGAGTTCTGCCACAGTCTTGGTTGTTGATGATAATGCCGTAAATCGCAAATTTGCCTTATTGATGTTGAAACGTTTGGGATACCAAGCTCAAGCTGTAGATGGTGGAGAAAAAGCAATTTCAGTATTGCAACGGCAGCATTTTGAGGTGATATTGATGGACGTACAAATGCCTGGTATGGATGGACTGGAAACAACTCAAAGAATTCGTGCTTTGTACAGCGATTGGCTTGTCCAGCGCCAAGGAGATCATCGCAAACAACCAATTATTATTGGCTTTACTGCCGATATTTCTCCCGAAACCCGTGATAAATGTTTAGCTATGGGGATGAATGATTTTCTTTCTAAGCCAGTCAAACTAGAAAGATTGCAACAAGCTTTACTTTGAATTTAACAAAAAGCAATAAATATCTAAAATTTTAGGAATGGAGTCAACAAGTCGTCAATGAATATTAGTAATTTATTTTCAGCGGGTGGTGTGGTCATGTGGCCGCTACTGTTTTTTTCTGTCTTAGCAGTAGCACTTGTTATTGAACGGCTTACTTTTTGGATAAAAATCAGTGGTCGCCAAGATCATGTAGTTCGGGAGGTGTTAAAGTTTTATCGTCAAGGTAATGTGGTTAGTGCTTTAGATCATTTGCACAAAAACGCTGATTTACCCATTGCTCGAATTTTTTTAGCAGCTTTGGAATTAGAAGAACCCACCCCAGAAGAATTCCGCTTGGCCTTAGAAAGCGAAGCACAGGGAGAAATTCCTTTGCTGAAAAGGTTCCAAAACATTTTTGATACAATTATTGGTCTTGCTCCTCTGTTGGGACTTCTGGGTACAGTTTTGGGCTTAATTTCTTCTTTTGCATCTCTGAATATTGGTGATGTGGGAGGTAGTAAAACAGCCGATGTCACAGCGGGAATTAGTGAAGCCTTGGTATCTACAGCAGCGGGATTAGTTGTAGCTATCGTTACGCTTTTTTTTGCTAATACTTTTCGGGGACTTTATATTCGTCAAATTGCTTGGATTCAAGAATATGGCGGACAGTTAGAATTACTCTACCGTCGTCATCGTCAATAACCGCTATGTTTAGATAAAAAGCAAGCGGCTGATATAGCCGCAATATTATCAATAGACATCTCCGGTAATTAAATGTGCGTGGTTTGAAACCCTTGTAGAGACGTTCCGGCGGAACGTCTCGACCATATTTCCGGAGAGGTCTAATATAGTTAGGGAAGATTCGCTGATTCTCTCATCTTTATACCTGCTTGCACTAAATCGAAATTTGGGGGAAAATGGGTGTTATGGTCACAATCTGCTTTTTCTAAGTGGGTTCCTTGTAAATCAGCTTGACGCAGATCCGCAGAAAACAACATCGCACCTCGCAAATCTGCATTTTGTAAATTAGCTTGACTCAAATCGGCAAAACTCAAATCACATCCTCGCAGATTAGCACCGCTGAGGTTAGCCGTACTTAAATCAGCATAGCTGAGGTCAGATCCTTTCAAGTCAACGCCTTGCAAATTAGCATCACCTAATTCTGCTTTTTCAAAGTCTCGTTTTCCGATTGCATATTCCTCGACAACAGTAGCAGCACTATGAAATGGCTGTTGAAAATTTACTTCAGGCATAAAACAGCCTCACAATTTATTTAAATTTTTTTAACTGGGTTGATTTCACCATTTGACCTGATTATATAACCAATTAACCATAAAATAAATCCAGTAGTAACATAAGTTTGCGTTTTTTTGTGTTTCCTCACAAGTTCCTCAAATTCTGATAGTAGTTTGAAACTATCAAGCAATTATAGACAATTGTGCTAGATATATTGAGGCATTTGAACCTAAATTGAAAATTTGAGGATTTGTTATGGCTGTTATAAAAGTGGTGTTCATAACTATGATACTCTACCCCTTTTATCGATTTTGTCAATACATCGCTAGAATCCTGACGAAGATAAATTAAGAACTCTAAATTTTAGTATTTTCACAGGCTTCAATTCAGATTGCTATGAAAACATAAATAAAAGTAACATCATGACCAACATTATCTGGGATAAACTTTATCAAATCTTCCAAAGTTATGTAGCTTTAAAACCAGGAGAAAACCTACAGCAATGGGAGCATGAACTAGCAAGGAAATGTTGCCAAGATATTGAAATACAAGTGACTCATTAGTATCGGAAAATGAGTTATTAAATCAAAAAGGTTAAAAAATAATGGCAACTGCAATAGTGATTGGTTACGGTAATGAATTACGAGGTGATGATGCCATTGGACAACAAGTAGCAAAAGCTATAAAATATTGGTGTTTATCATCTGTGCAATCACTTGCAGTTCACCAACTAACACCAGAATTAGCTGAACCTTTGGCAAATGCTAAGTTAGCAATTTTTGTGGATGCCTGTATTAATTCTCAATCTAATGAGGTACAGGTGCAATCATTATCACCGTCTGAGTCGAAGACTGTCAATGCCCATATTGGTGATCCGCGATCTCTACTTGCTCTTTCTGAATTTCTCTATGGTCATTCTCCCCCAGCGTGGTTAGTCACAGTCCCAGGAGTGAATTTTGATCTGAGCGATCGCATTTCACCAATAGCAGAAAAAGGCATTGCGATCGCCTTAGTCAAAATTATCCAAATTCTTAATCAAAGTAACAATTTATGGATGGACTTGGAATGAATAACAGGGAATAGGGAATAGGAACAACTAACTGATAACTGATCAAGGAGTAGTTATGTCAGCATCTATCAAACCGACCACCGACAAAGCTTATGATATCTTACAAATAGAGAGAATAAACCCCTTAGATGCAATTTTTGCCCCTAAAACGGTTGCTGTCATTGGTGCAAGTGAAAAACCTGGAAGTGTGGGGAGAACTTTACTCTGGAATTTAATTACAAACCCCTTTAATGGGACAGTTTTTCCCATCAATCCTAAGCGTAATAGTGTATTAGGAATTAAAGCCTATTCTACCATTTTTGATGTTCCTGAAAAAATAGATTTAGCGGTAATTGCTACTCCTGCGCCTACAGTACCACAAATTATTACTGATTGCGTAAAAGCTGGAATTAAAGGCGCAATAATTATTTCCGCAGGTTTTAAAGAAGCAGGTGAAAAAGGCATTGCTTTAGAAAAAGAAATTCTCGAAATAGCACATCGAGGAAAAATTAGAATAATTGGACCCAACTGTTTAGGAGTTATGAGTCCAATTTCCGGTTTAAATGCCACCTTTGCCAGCAAAATGGCACAGCCAGGAAACGTAGGTTTCCTCAGTCAAAGTGGGGCATTATGTACATCAATTCTCGATTGGAGTTTACAGGAAAATGTTGGTTTTAGTGCCTTCGTTTCCATCGGTTCAATGTTAGATATTGGTTGGGGAGATTTAATTTATTATTTGGGAGATGACCCCAATACAAAAAGTATTGTAATTTATATGGAATCTATCGGTGATGCGCGTTCTTTTCTGTCCGCAGCGCGAGAAGTAGCATTAACAAAACCAATAATTGTCATTAAAGCCGGTCGGACAGCAGCAGCAGCAAAAGCGGCCGCTTCCCACACAGGATCATTAGCAGGAAGTGACGCTGTTTTAGATGCAGCTTTTCGGCGTTGTGGAGTATTAAGAGTTAATAGTATTTCTGATTTATTTGATATGTCAGAAGTATTAGCCAAACAACCTCGTCCTAAAGGTCCAAGATTAACAATTTTAACTAATGCTGGAGGTCCAGGAGTATTAGCCACAGATACATTAATAGAAAGTAAGGGAGAATTAGCACCAATTTCGGAAGAAGTTATTAATTCTTTGAATGAAATTTTACCTCCACAATGGAGTCATAATAACCCGATTGATATTTTAGGAGATGCAGATCCCCAACGTTATACAAAAGCCTTAGAAATTGCTGCTAAAGACCCTAAGAGTGATGGCTTGTTAGTAATTTTAACACCCCAAGCTATGACCGATCCGACAAAAATTGCGGAAGGATTAGAACCCTACTCGCAAATGCCAAATAAACCAATTTTAGCAAGTTGGATGGGTGGGGAAGATGTGGCACAAGGGCAACAAATTCTTAACCGTCAAGGTATTCCTACTTATGCTTATCCCGATACAGCAGCGCGGATATTTAGTTATATGTGGCGGTATAGTTATAACTTACGGGGTATTTATGAAACTCCGGTATTACCTGCCCTAGAATGTGATAGTAATTCCCGTGATTGTGCATTAGTTGAAACCATTATTAACGATGCTAGAAAAGCAGGAAGAACGATTTTAACAGAGTTTGAATCTAAGGAAATTTTAGCCGCCTATGGTATTCCTGTGGTTGCGGGAAGCATTGCCAAAAGTGCCGAGGAAGCGGTGGAATGTGCCGAAAAACTCGGTTATCCAGTGGTTTTAAAACTGTATTCCCAAACAATTACCCATAAAACAGATGTGGGTGGTGTGCAGTTAAATTTGCGAAATGCCGAAGCTGTGAAAAAAGCCTATCATTTAATTGAAACTTCGGTATTAGAAAAAGCTAAACCAGAAGATTTTTTAGGCGTAACCGTGCAGCAAATGGTAAAAACTAGCGGTTACGAATTGATTATTGGCAGTAGTTTAGATCCGCAATTTGGACCAGTATTATTATTTGGTGCTGGGGGACAATTGGTGGAAGTTTTTCAAGATAGTTCCATTGCTTTACCTCCCTTAAATACTACCCTAGCCAGACGGATGATGGAACAAACAAAAATCTACAAAGCCTTAAAAGGTGTGCGGGGTAGAGAAAGTATAAATATGGAAGCATTGGAGGAATTGCTAGTAGTATTTAGTCATTTGGTAGTAGAACAACCTTTGATTAAAGAAATAGACATTAATCCTTTATTAGCTATTCCTCCCAGTCCTGATCATCCTGGTGGTTTAATAGCATTAGATGGGAGAATAGTTTTACATTCTGCGGATGTAGAAGAACAGCAATTACCAAAATTAGCCATTCGTCCCTATCCTCATCAATATGTTAGCAATTGGAATCTGAAAAATAATACACCAATTACTATCCGTCCTATCCGCCCTGAAGATGAACCATTAATAGTTAAATTCCACAAAACATTATCTGAAGAAAGTGTGTATTTACGCTACTTTCACTTAGTGAAATTAAGTCAAAGAATTGCCCATGAACGACTCACCAGAATTTGTTTTATTGACTATGATCGAGAAATGGCATTAGTCGCAGAACATGAAAACCCAGAAACCAAAGAAACGGAAATTTTAGCAGTAGGAAGATTGAGTAAATTACATGGGAATAATGCTGCGGAATTTGCTATGCTAGTGAGCGATCACTTTCAGTGTCAAGGCTTAGGAACAGAACTACTCAAGCGATTAATAGAAGTAGGTAAAAACGAGAAAATCTGCTGTATCTCTGCTGATATTTTGGCAGATAATTTAGGGATGCAGCGAGTGTGTGAAAAACTCGGTTTCAAAATTTTACGTACTAATGATGCAACGGTGTTAAAAGCGGAAATTGATTTGTAGGATTAGATCCCCCCTTCCCCCTCTTAACAAGGGGGGATAAATTTCAAAGTCCCCTAGAAGGGGGGATTTAGGGGGATCTGCAAGTTTAATTTAAAATATAAGATCTAAACTTATGGAAATGTAAATACTTGACTATGACTCAGATTGTTTTATAAGATTTAGATTCCATAATTATCGAGATGCTAAAAACTCGCGCTCAAAAGCATGGTAATTATTTACAGGCAGAAATTAAGGCAATTCTACAGCAAATAACTAAAGCAGAGAACAAAAAAATACGCCTCTCTGAAAAACGGATAGCAGCATTTAAAGAATGGATAGAAAGCCATAAAAATATTAATTTTCTAACTCTTTCTGATGAAGCAATCAGCCGCGAAAGTATTTATGATGACAGAGGTTAAATGGCTCATCTTATAGACACAAATGTTTAATTATATTGACTTATTTAATGTTGGATTTCCTAATGTCAACCCAACCTACAAAAATGTTAATTAAATTTTGATTCTCATTCCTTAATTGAAGGGTATGGAAATATTTGTTTGTGACTGATTTTGTCTACTTAATGGAGATCTCATCCACTGATAACCTACAAAAATCAACAATAAACCGATCAAAAATAAAAGTACCATTAAAACGATTTGATACCAGATAACTTGCGGTAAAAGTAAGTCTAAAACTAAGTGCATTAAATTCATAATGCCATAAAAAACAGTTAAGCCAAAATGTATGACTCGATAGCGTTTATTTTCAGTGAAAGCAGTACCAATCATTGCTAACATTGGCAACATAAAAAAGCCCAACATCAGCCAAAAAATCCCCGAAAGTTGATTGAGTGATGTAGCTGGTTGCGATTCAACCACATTTAAACCGTGGAATAATGGCATTAAACCTAGTTGAGTATGAAACAGTGTACCTAATAAAAACACTGTCCACAAAGTAATAATTTTTTCTCTGTAATTAATTGCCATCTTTATTTCACCATAGCTACATTTTATAACCTATATGGCGGAGTAAATCTTGACGTGCTTTTATATCTTCATTTCCTTCCACACCCTTGGGTGAAAATCCATCAATAACACCGAGAATACCCCGACCTTCTTCAGTTTCTGCTAAAATTACTTGCACAGGATTAGCGGTAGCACAATAAATATTACAAACTTCTGGACATTGCTTAATGGCATTGAGAAAGTTAATAGGATAAGCATCTTTTAATACAATTATAAAACTGTGTCCTGCGGCAATAGCTTGAGCATTTTTAATAGCTACTTCTTGCAAAATAGCGTCATTTCCAGTTATTCTAATTAAACAAGCAGTTGATGCTTCACAGAAAGCAATACCAAACTTTACCTGTGAGGATATCCCCACCATTATTTCATATAAATCTTCTACGGTTTTGATAAAGTGGGTTTGTCCTAAAATTAGGTTACAATCTACAGGAATTTCTAAACTAACAGCTTTGAGTTCCATATTGTTTAGACAAAAATAAAATTGTATTCGGTACAGTTTTGTTTTACACTTTTATAAATTAATCCTACAAATATCTTTGGTTTATGAATTGTCAAACATTGAAAGATAAGTTACAAGTATTGCTTAAACAAATTCAAACCCAGGATGATGGTTCTCCTACCACTAATTTAAAGCTGGAAACATCTAAAGTAGCGGAAATAGAAGAGTTGACCGCTGAATTAGAAAGTCTTAATCCCAATCCTCAACCACTCCTCCATGCTACTACTTTATTAAATGGAGCTTGGCAGCTACAATACTCTACAGCTAGAGAAATTCGTTTTTTAGATTCCCTGCCATTAGGCTTGGAAGTGGGTAAAGTCTATCAAGTAATTAATGTTGTAGATAAACTATTTTTTAATCTAGCTCAGGTAAAACATCCTTTGAAAATAATTTCAGGATATGTGAAAGTAACAGCTAGTTTTGAACCTGCTATAGATACATCAAGTTTACCAGACAAGTGTATCAATGTATATTTTGATAAACGTTATTTAGCTATTGATAAAATTGTAGGTGTTAACACTCCTCAACTAAATCCATTTAAAGTTATAGCTGCTAATGCTCCTAAAGGTAGAGTTGCAACTCTTGATATTACTTACCTAGATGAAACATTCAGGATTGGACGTGGAGGAGATGGAAGTTTATTTATTCTCAATAAAGCTGATGATTTACCTAATTTGAATTTTTGATTGATAAAGTTAATAATGCTTATTTTTCTAATCAAATAACATTTTTATCGCAGGTAAGATGAACACTGGAAGTAAGGGAATGTTCAATAAAATACGTGGTAGTTTATTTGTAGGAATAGGCTATATGTTATCACCTCAGTCGTGATGGAATGATGTATTTTTTAATTTGCCCATTGCATTGTTATTTGGTTATCTGGTAAGTTGGGCAAAACCAGATTGGCTTTTACCGTTTACAGTTATTGGCTATTAGCTCTCAAATATGTTGGATATTGTGAGGATGCAAATGGGATCTATGGATATGTTTTTCAGCAAGAACAGCGTAATCTTAAACGAGATTTGCTTTTGGGTTTGGGTGGTTATACTATTTATACAGTTGTGCTGGTCTTGTTAATATATTTCCATATTCTAGAAGTACCTGCTTTTTTAACAGATTTGCGATAATAACTATAGATCCCCGACTTATTAAAAAGTAGGGATCTAGAAAAAGTGAACTATCAAATAGTTATAACAGCCCGTTTTTCTAAAGCAATATCCCTGAATTTCCCTTGTAATTTTCCCCAAGTCATGCCGTCTAAACAGGGTAAAACAATGTGAGCATTTCCTACTCTCTCTGGTGGACCCATACCCACTGCCCACATACCTGCGGCTAAAGCTGCATCAATACCTGCGGCTGCATCTTCAAAAACTACACATTGCTGGGGTGGAAGTCCTAACTGCTGGGCTGCAAATAAAAATAAATCCGGTGCTGGTTTGGGCTTCTGCACACTATAACCATCAGCGATCGCATCCAATTTATCACTAATCCCCAACTTTTCAACTACTACACGAGCATTTTTACTCGCTGAACCAAGAGCTATTTTCAACCCAGCTTGACGCAAATTATCCAATAAAGAAACCGCACCTGGTAACAAATTATCAGGGGTGATGTTTTGAATCAATTCCACATAATAATCGTTTTTGCGTTCCATCATCTCCTGTATCTGTGTATCAGAATATCGCCTATCGCCAATCATTAACATCAGCGAAGCGCGGCGAGAAATTCCCCGCAATGCCTCATTAGCTTGCCGGTTAAAAGGTAGACCTTCCTCATCGGCTAACTTCTGCCACGCTTGATAATGATATTCTGCTGTATCTGTTAACACACCATCTAAATCAAAAATTGCACCCCGAATGTTGGGGAGGTGGGGAGGTGGGGAGGTGGAACGTAAATCAAAATCATGCCATTTTCCACGCCAGTATAATTTAAACTTCAGGCGTGTCCAACCTGGAGGTAAATGGGGATTAGCTGCGGGCTGATGATCTGTAAATTGAATACCTCCGAAACCGAAAACTACAGCTTGCCAAATGCCTCCAGCACTAGCGCCATGAATACCTTCATTGCTATTTCCCCGGATATCTTCCAAATCCACCATAGCCGCTTGCATGAAGCGTTCATAAGCTTCCTGAGTTTTACCTAAATCTGCGGCTAAAATCGCGTGAATAGCTGGTCCAAGGGAAGAACCATAGGTGATATCTGTGCGGGGTGCGTAGTAGTCCCAATTTACCTCTAATATTTTCTTGCTGTAGGGAAACTCCGCAGATTCTCGCATGAGATAAAGTAGCATTAATACATCTGGCTGTTTGAGGACTTGGTGGTTGTTTGCTCCTTCAATACCTAAGATGGCTTGCATTGACTTTTGGCGCGGTTCGTAGTCTGCTAAGTTAATATCATCAAGTTGGAAAAATCCCTCACATTGCTCAAGTAAACCTGTTTCAGGATCGTAAGGAATCCAGATTTTGTTAATGATTTCTTGCCAATGGTTTCTGATTTCGTCAGTAAGTTGCAATTTTTTCTCTAGTTCCGTGGCTTTTTCTGGGAAACTACGACGTAACCAATCACCAACTATACAAGCTTTTTCTAAATGCCACTGCACTATGCGGTTAGTAAATGTATTGTTATGTACTAACTCGTGGTATTCATCTGCACCTATGACACTACGAATCTCATAACGTTGAGTTTGAGGATTGAACTCAACTCGACTTGACCAAAAAATTGCGGTATCTAGAATTATCTCTGCACCATAATCTCTGAGCCATTCGTCGTCCCCAGTGACTCGCCAATAGTACCATGCAGCGTAAGGAATAACTGAGCTAATATGAATTTCGCGATCGCGACACCAAATACGTACATCTTCGCCATAAAAATCACTTGGTAGCGCCCACCGAGGCGTTACTTCATCACCTGTCACCGCACTTTCCCACGCATACATCGCCCCTTGATATCCATAATGTATCGCTTTCCGTCGCGCCCCATCTAAAGTATGATAACGATAAGTCAATAAATTCCGAGCCAGTGCGGGTTGAGTAAACGTAAAGAATGGCAGAATAAAAATTTCCGTATCCCAAAAAATATGGCCGTGATAGCCAAACCCAGACAGGGTTTTTGCCGGAATACTCACCCTGTTATTATCGCGAGGAGCCGCAATTAGCAATTGAAACAGGTTGTAACGAACTGCAAAAGCAGCTTTGCTATCTCCTTCAATGACAATATCACTTTGTTGCCAAACCTCAGCCCACGCTTCTTGGTTCGCATCACGTAGGGTAATATAATCTGGCAGCTGGGCGATTTTTTCCTGTGCGGCTGAGACTGGTTCTACAACATCCTGCGAGGTAAAAACAGTGACAATTTTATCTATGGTGACTGTCTGCCGT
This genomic interval carries:
- the pgmB gene encoding beta-phosphoglucomutase: METKHDFIYTDWILIENQFQPNQLHARETIFTIGNGYLGTRGTFEESYPRALSATLIHGVYDDVPVVYTELANCPDWLPLVVIIDGERFRLDQGKILEYNRELDLHQGVLSRSLRWRSPTGKTIDISFERFASLADHHVLGQRCQLTTVDFHGLIEIQGSINGYPENKGFNHWEGLDQGKSDKGFWLHSRTRYSRIDIGMAAKMTISGVEAAMQVNTAPGYPSISATFFSEPRQTVTIDKIVTVFTSQDVVEPVSAAQEKIAQLPDYITLRDANQEAWAEVWQQSDIVIEGDSKAAFAVRYNLFQLLIAAPRDNNRVSIPAKTLSGFGYHGHIFWDTEIFILPFFTFTQPALARNLLTYRYHTLDGARRKAIHYGYQGAMYAWESAVTGDEVTPRWALPSDFYGEDVRIWCRDREIHISSVIPYAAWYYWRVTGDDEWLRDYGAEIILDTAIFWSSRVEFNPQTQRYEIRSVIGADEYHELVHNNTFTNRIVQWHLEKACIVGDWLRRSFPEKATELEKKLQLTDEIRNHWQEIINKIWIPYDPETGLLEQCEGFFQLDDINLADYEPRQKSMQAILGIEGANNHQVLKQPDVLMLLYLMRESAEFPYSKKILEVNWDYYAPRTDITYGSSLGPAIHAILAADLGKTQEAYERFMQAAMVDLEDIRGNSNEGIHGASAGGIWQAVVFGFGGIQFTDHQPAANPHLPPGWTRLKFKLYWRGKWHDFDLRSTSPPPHLPNIRGAIFDLDGVLTDTAEYHYQAWQKLADEEGLPFNRQANEALRGISRRASLMLMIGDRRYSDTQIQEMMERKNDYYVELIQNITPDNLLPGAVSLLDNLRQAGLKIALGSASKNARVVVEKLGISDKLDAIADGYSVQKPKPAPDLFLFAAQQLGLPPQQCVVFEDAAAGIDAALAAGMWAVGMGPPERVGNAHIVLPCLDGMTWGKLQGKFRDIALEKRAVITI